A genomic region of Halomonas aestuarii contains the following coding sequences:
- the dtd gene encoding D-aminoacyl-tRNA deacylase translates to MKALIQRVRRASVEVDDREVGAIGPGLLALVGVEKGDDEASADRLLHKLLHYRVFADAAGKMNLNVQQAEGGLLLVSQFTLAADTRKGLRPSFSRAAPPAEGERLFHYLLDRARASWPSVASGEFAADMQVSLVNDGPVTFLLES, encoded by the coding sequence ATGAAGGCCCTGATTCAGCGCGTGCGACGCGCCAGCGTGGAGGTGGACGATCGCGAGGTGGGCGCCATCGGCCCGGGACTGCTGGCCCTGGTGGGCGTCGAGAAAGGCGACGACGAGGCCTCGGCCGACCGGCTGCTGCACAAGCTTCTCCACTATCGGGTCTTCGCCGATGCGGCCGGCAAGATGAACCTCAATGTCCAGCAGGCCGAGGGCGGGCTGCTGCTGGTCTCCCAGTTCACCCTGGCCGCCGACACCCGCAAGGGACTGAGGCCCAGCTTCTCCCGTGCCGCTCCCCCCGCCGAGGGGGAACGCCTCTTCCACTACCTGCTCGATCGCGCCAGGGCGTCCTGGCCGTCGGTTGCGAGCGGCGAGTTCGCCGCTGACATGCAGGTATCGCTGGTCAACGACGGGCCCGTCACCTTCCTGCTGGAGAGCTGA
- the thiD gene encoding bifunctional hydroxymethylpyrimidine kinase/phosphomethylpyrimidine kinase — protein sequence MAHSRPIPNTLTIAGSDPGGGAGIQADLKTFSALGSYGTSVITALTAQNTRGVAGVHPVPADFIAAQLDTLLDDIDIAAVKVGMVASRRVAEVIRDALGARRPRWVVLDPVMVAKSGDTLVDDAGIAAVRDCLVPLADLITPNLPEAAVLLDCPVPHDRAGMEAMVPGLRALTPGAVLLKGGHLRGETCPDLLVTGDNLTWLDGRRIATGNLHGTGCTLSSAITARLAQGDALPDAVTAAKAWLSRALEESHRLHVGQGHGPVHHFHAWW from the coding sequence ATGGCCCACTCCCGTCCCATACCCAACACCCTGACCATCGCCGGCTCGGACCCCGGCGGCGGCGCCGGCATCCAGGCCGACCTCAAGACCTTCTCGGCCCTGGGCAGCTATGGTACCAGCGTGATCACCGCCCTGACCGCGCAGAACACCCGCGGCGTCGCCGGGGTGCACCCGGTGCCCGCGGACTTCATCGCCGCCCAGCTCGACACCTTGCTCGACGATATCGACATCGCCGCGGTAAAGGTCGGCATGGTGGCCAGCCGCCGGGTCGCCGAGGTGATCCGGGATGCCCTGGGCGCCAGGCGGCCGCGCTGGGTCGTGCTCGACCCGGTGATGGTGGCCAAGAGCGGCGATACCCTGGTCGACGATGCCGGCATCGCCGCGGTGCGCGACTGCCTCGTGCCGCTGGCTGACCTGATCACCCCGAACCTGCCGGAGGCAGCCGTGCTGCTCGACTGCCCGGTGCCGCACGACCGCGCCGGCATGGAGGCAATGGTCCCCGGGCTGAGGGCCCTGACACCCGGGGCGGTGCTGCTCAAGGGCGGCCACCTGAGGGGCGAGACCTGCCCCGACCTGCTGGTCACGGGCGATAACCTGACGTGGCTGGACGGGCGGCGCATCGCCACCGGCAACCTGCACGGCACCGGCTGCACCCTCTCCTCGGCGATCACCGCCCGCCTGGCCCAGGGCGACGCCCTGCCCGACGCGGTGACCGCCGCCAAGGCCTGGCTGTCGCGGGCGCTGGAGGAAAGTCATCGCCTTCACGTGGGGCAGGGGCACGGGCCGGTGCACCACTTCCATGCCTGGTGGTAG
- a CDS encoding universal stress protein yields MSQTLLFASDLSAENRAAFARAVRLAVESGARLDIIHVLDPYLPRRVLHDLEEAVVEDIRATLTDIREDYALPEPQSLIQTMAGAPYAEIIREAHERQADMIILGAHRKRGQPDLVAGTTLARVLRSAPCPVLSVSHLATQEWNNILVPVDFSLTSRHTLRETLKRFPEARLTLLHAWDIPGERELGSDSDYARWRDREVERLRTQLERETEQLMSELEDVPELELVLEQGDPMEVLMTRLRRQPPDLLALGSRGQLGRHSQITERLLSEPHCDIMLCRAW; encoded by the coding sequence ATGAGCCAGACCCTGCTGTTCGCCAGCGACCTCTCCGCCGAGAACCGCGCCGCCTTCGCCCGCGCCGTGCGCCTCGCCGTGGAGAGCGGTGCCCGACTCGACATCATCCACGTGCTCGACCCCTACCTGCCCCGCCGCGTGCTCCATGACCTGGAGGAAGCCGTGGTGGAGGACATCCGCGCGACCCTCACCGACATTCGCGAGGACTATGCCCTGCCCGAGCCCCAGAGCCTGATCCAGACCATGGCCGGCGCCCCCTATGCCGAGATCATCCGCGAGGCCCACGAGCGCCAGGCGGACATGATCATCCTGGGGGCCCATCGCAAGCGCGGACAGCCCGACCTGGTGGCCGGCACCACCCTCGCCCGGGTGCTGCGCAGTGCCCCCTGCCCGGTGCTCTCGGTCAGCCACCTGGCGACCCAGGAGTGGAACAACATCCTGGTGCCCGTGGACTTCTCGCTGACCTCCCGGCATACCCTGCGCGAGACCCTCAAGCGCTTCCCGGAGGCTCGATTGACCCTGCTGCACGCCTGGGACATCCCCGGCGAACGCGAGCTGGGCTCGGACAGCGACTACGCCCGCTGGCGCGACCGCGAGGTGGAGCGGCTGCGCACCCAGCTCGAGCGCGAGACCGAGCAGCTGATGAGCGAGCTCGAGGATGTCCCGGAGCTCGAGCTGGTGCTCGAGCAGGGCGACCCCATGGAGGTGCTGATGACCCGCCTGCGTCGCCAGCCGCCGGACCTGCTCGCGCTGGGTAGTCGCGGCCAGCTGGGGCGCCACAGCCAGATCACCGAGCGCCTGCTGTCGGAACCCCACTGCGACATCATGCTTTGCCGCGCCTGGTAA
- a CDS encoding YqaA family protein has translation MLMLFLVALASATLLPGGSEVWLARLWCQGEPGWWLWAVASVGNTLGSLINVGLGRYARHFEGRRWFPVSRQGLARAEGWYLHFGEWSLLASWVPVVGDPLTVLAGILRLPWWRATLLIALAKGARYALVLWLAGAWLAPLCA, from the coding sequence ATGCTGATGCTCTTCCTCGTGGCGCTGGCCAGCGCCACCCTGCTGCCCGGCGGCTCCGAGGTGTGGCTGGCGCGGCTCTGGTGCCAGGGCGAGCCCGGGTGGTGGCTCTGGGCCGTGGCCAGTGTCGGCAATACGCTCGGGAGCCTGATCAACGTGGGGCTGGGACGCTATGCGCGGCACTTCGAGGGGCGGCGCTGGTTTCCCGTCTCCCGGCAGGGGCTGGCGCGAGCCGAAGGCTGGTACCTGCACTTCGGCGAGTGGAGCCTGCTGGCCAGCTGGGTACCGGTGGTCGGCGACCCGCTCACCGTGCTGGCCGGCATCCTGCGGCTGCCCTGGTGGCGGGCCACGCTGCTGATCGCCCTGGCCAAGGGCGCGCGCTATGCCCTGGTGCTGTGGCTGGCCGGCGCCTGGCTGGCGCCGCTGTGCGCCTGA
- a CDS encoding chalcone isomerase family protein, translating to MPLPTPRGLLLLATLTTALPAAAQSVATEPVEKASVEKASVEKAPVEIKGARFPATLETGERRYERIGHGLFRYMIWDAYAGAYYQATGFPVPAPLSDVPRRLELEYFHAIEASDFAEVTRERVEEALPGEEFARLAPNLTAFNDRYRDVSPGDRYALGWDGDALTLALNGETLYEGSDLALASALFGIWLGDDPLGEGFRDDLLGR from the coding sequence ATGCCCCTGCCCACCCCCCGCGGCCTCCTGCTGCTGGCGACCCTGACGACCGCCCTGCCCGCGGCCGCCCAATCCGTCGCGACAGAGCCCGTTGAGAAAGCGTCCGTCGAGAAAGCGTCCGTCGAGAAAGCACCCGTCGAGATCAAGGGCGCCCGCTTCCCCGCCACCCTTGAGACCGGCGAGCGCCGCTACGAGCGCATCGGCCACGGCCTCTTCCGCTACATGATCTGGGATGCCTATGCCGGCGCCTATTACCAGGCCACCGGCTTTCCCGTTCCTGCCCCGCTGTCCGACGTCCCGCGCCGACTGGAGCTGGAGTATTTCCACGCCATCGAGGCGAGCGACTTCGCCGAGGTCACCCGCGAGCGCGTAGAGGAGGCACTGCCTGGGGAAGAGTTCGCCCGGCTGGCGCCGAATCTCACGGCCTTCAACGACCGCTACCGCGACGTCTCACCCGGCGACCGCTACGCCCTGGGCTGGGATGGCGACGCCCTGACCCTCGCCCTGAATGGCGAAACCCTCTACGAGGGGAGCGACCTGGCGCTGGCCAGCGCGCTGTTCGGCATCTGGCTGGGAGACGACCCGCTGGGCGAGGGCTTCCGGGACGACCTGCTGGGGCGCTGA